The following are encoded in a window of Gossypium raimondii isolate GPD5lz chromosome 13, ASM2569854v1, whole genome shotgun sequence genomic DNA:
- the LOC105784247 gene encoding transcription factor MYB60, which translates to MALFESSITENQRGRRGGREKEAKEAMGRPPCCDKVGIKKGPWTPEEDIILVSYIQEHGPGNWRSVPTNTGLMRCSKSCRLRWTNYLRPGIKRGNFTPHEEGMIIHLQALLGNKWAAIASYLPQRTDNDIKNYWNTHLKKKLRKFQSAMEPPSMAGDEKSLDFAESETRAGSSNLKLNQTSSSYASSTENISRLLQGWMRSSPKINNNNNSDSIGSCSAAANCDLISHGDDQLESILSFENMKDVALMEKSTSKATFQDSGEKIINPERKQKADNSNNNIDDNNNNNSNPPLSFLEKWLLDESSSAAQVEEIDQMMELPSIF; encoded by the exons ATGGCACTATTTGAAAGCTCCATAACTGAAAACCAAAGAGGGCGGAGGGGGGgaagagaaaaagaagcaaAGGAAGCCATGGGAAGACCTCCATGCTGTGATAAAGTAGGTATCAAGAAAGGTCCATGGACTCCTGAAGAAGATATCATCCTCGTCTCTTACATTCAAGAACATGGTCCTGGAAACTGGAGATCAGTCCCTACCAATACTG GGTTAATGAGATGCAGCAAAAGTTGCAGACTTAGATGGACTAATTATCTCAGACCAGGAATCAAAAGAGGCAACTTCACTCCTCATGAAGAAGGGATGATTATTCACTTGCAAGCCTTACTGGGTAACAA ATGGGCAGCCATAGCATCGTATTTACCGCAAAGAACAGATAATGACATAAAGAACTACTGGAACACCCATCTGAAGAAGAAGCTAAGGAAGTTTCAGTCAGCTATGGAGCCTCCTTCAATGGCGGGTGATGAGAAGAGCTTAGATTTCGCAGAAAGTGAGACTAGAGCTGGTTCAAGTAATCTTAAGCTAAACCAAACCTCCTCTTCATATGCTTCAAGCACCGAGAATATATCTCGTCTTCTTCAAGGTTGGATGAGATCGTCACCCAAgattaacaacaacaacaacagcgACAGCATTGGGAGTTGTTCAGCTGCTGCAAACTGTGATTTGATTTCTCATGGAGATGATCAGTTGGAATCGATACTATCGTTTGAGAACATGAAGGATGTTGCATTAATGGAGAAATCTACTTCAAAGGCTACTTTTCAAGATTCTGGTGAAAAGATTATTAACCCAGAAAGGAAGCAAAAAGCTGATAACAGTAACAATAATattgatgataataataataataacagtaaTCCTCCATTATCGTTTCTTGAGAAGTGGCTTTTGGATGAGAGTTCTTCTGCAGCTCAAGTCGAAGAAATTGATCAGATGATGGAATTGCCTTCAATTTTCTaa